The following DNA comes from Paraburkholderia sp. PGU19.
ATCGAGCGCACGGCGTCGTCGTGCAATTCATCCCACGGAATCTGCGCCAACGGCACGATGCGGATCGTGCTGTCCATCCACGCTGCGCCGCTGTCGATCACGCGGCCGCGATAATAGACTTGCACACTCGGTGCCTGACCGCTGCCCGATTCGAATACGGCGAACAGAAAGTCAAGATGCGCTTCGAGGCCGAGTTTCGCCAGCACGCCGCGCAGGCTGGCAGCATCGCTTGCGGGTTCGAGTTTGTTGCCAGTCGGCAGTTGCAAACCTTTGGGCGTATCGAGCAGCACGATGCCATCGCGATGTTCGAGAATCGCGCCGACTTGCGCGCGCGGCCCGGCCGCTGCGAGTGCGTCCTGCGACAGGCTGAAGTTCACATACGCGCCCCGGCAATAGCCGAGCGGCGACGAGCTGGTATGAAGAAAATCGACCACACGTCCGATCAATATGATGTGATCGCCTGCATCGACTACATCGTGCGTCGTGCAATCGAAACACGCGGCCGCGTTGTCGACCACGGGCGCACCTGTTGCGCGCGCACTCCACGCGACCTGTGCAAATTTGTCGGCGGCCTTCGATGCGAACACGCCCGACACCGCTTTCTGGTCTTCGGCCAGCACGCTCACAGCGAACTGACGCGCTTCTGAAAACACCTGATAACTCGATGCCGTCTTCGCGATGCAGACGAGGATCAGCGGCGGATCAAGCGACACCGACGTGAACGAATTTGCCGTGAAGCCGCGCGGCGAGCCGTCGGGCTGGATCGTCGTGACGACCGTCACACCCGTCACGAACGCGCCGAGCGCGCGGCGAAAATCGGCGATGTCGAAAGGCAGTTCGTTGACGGCATCAGTCATGGCGTTCTCCAGAGATCGATCCGTGCAGCGCGTTCGCTGCCGTCGCGGCGCCCTGCGCCGAGGCTTCCGTCAGAAACGCGAGCAGCCGTTCGTTGACGCGCGCCGGATCGGTGACGTTCATCATGTGACGTTCATTGGCGATGATTTCCGCGCGGCCGAATGGTGCGGCCTCCGCCATCGCGCTCGACATCGACGGGCTCGAGTTCGGATCGCATTCGCCCGTGAGAAACAGCGCGGGCACCGCGAGTTCTGCAAGGCGGCCAACGTGCGCATCGTCCGAACTCGCGAAGAGCCGGTACGTGCGCGCATAGCCGACGGGATCGACCGACAACAACAGATCGCGCACGGCTTGGGCCGATTGCGTCAGATGCACGGGAATCGGATCGCCGAACCAGCGTGACAGCGTGGCGTCCACGCCGGTCGCGGCGGGATTGTCGGCGGGTGTGTCGCCGAGCATCGCGGCGCGCGTCATCACGGCTTCACGCTGTGCTGGCGTGCGGTCGTACACCGCGTTCAGTGCGACGACGCTCAGCGTGCGTTGCGGATGCGCAAGCGCGAATTCGAGTGCGACGAGCGCGCCCATCGAATGCCCGACCACATGTGCCCGCTCGATCTGCATCGCGTCGAGCAGCGTTTCGAGTTGCGCCGCGTATTCGTCGAGCGTCGGCGCGGGCGTCGGCAGGGCGCTATTGCCATGGCCGAGCATGTCGTACACGACCACCTGATACGCCGCCGTCAACGCATCGATCTGCGGCGCCCACACACTCTGGTTCATGCCGACGCCGTGGACCAGCACCACCGTCTCGGGTGCATCCGCCGACTGCGGCGCGTAGACGCTGTAGCTCGTGCCCGCGGCCTCGCCACGCGACACGGCGTGCCCGGAGACATGCTCACGCTTCATTGGACTCGAGCTCCTTCAGGTCCTGATAGCGGTCGCCGATCCGATGATGCGGACGGCCGCCAATCGATGCGCCGAGCGCGATTACCAGTTCATCGGGTGCGGGTGCATCGACGATCGAAAACTGCACCGTCAGATAGTGCGAACGCATGCCTTCGTCGTGCTTGTGCATCAACGGAATGGCGATCGGGCAGTTCGGACCGCCGCGCAGATTCGTGAAGCTCAGATAGCTCTTCGCGCCGACGGCCTTGCGGTAGTAGTTGCCGAAACGCAGCGTGTGGATCAGCGCGGACGCATGCTCGATCTCGCCCGACGTACCGACGATCGCCGCCTTGCC
Coding sequences within:
- a CDS encoding flavin reductase family protein, encoding MTDAVNELPFDIADFRRALGAFVTGVTVVTTIQPDGSPRGFTANSFTSVSLDPPLILVCIAKTASSYQVFSEARQFAVSVLAEDQKAVSGVFASKAADKFAQVAWSARATGAPVVDNAAACFDCTTHDVVDAGDHIILIGRVVDFLHTSSSPLGYCRGAYVNFSLSQDALAAAGPRAQVGAILEHRDGIVLLDTPKGLQLPTGNKLEPASDAASLRGVLAKLGLEAHLDFLFAVFESGSGQAPSVQVYYRGRVIDSGAAWMDSTIRIVPLAQIPWDELHDDAVRSMLERYVRERSEDAFGIYVGDTEAGTVQTLALAQ
- a CDS encoding alpha/beta fold hydrolase; protein product: MKREHVSGHAVSRGEAAGTSYSVYAPQSADAPETVVLVHGVGMNQSVWAPQIDALTAAYQVVVYDMLGHGNSALPTPAPTLDEYAAQLETLLDAMQIERAHVVGHSMGALVALEFALAHPQRTLSVVALNAVYDRTPAQREAVMTRAAMLGDTPADNPAATGVDATLSRWFGDPIPVHLTQSAQAVRDLLLSVDPVGYARTYRLFASSDDAHVGRLAELAVPALFLTGECDPNSSPSMSSAMAEAAPFGRAEIIANERHMMNVTDPARVNERLLAFLTEASAQGAATAANALHGSISGERHD
- a CDS encoding amino acid synthesis family protein is translated as MKLEVRKLVTYVEETFIEGGKAAARPLKLIGAAAVLRNPWAGRGFVEDLKPEIHGLAPQLGEMLTAEMLRVAGSGDAIEGYGKAAIVGTSGEIEHASALIHTLRFGNYYRKAVGAKSYLSFTNLRGGPNCPIAIPLMHKHDEGMRSHYLTVQFSIVDAPAPDELVIALGASIGGRPHHRIGDRYQDLKELESNEA